A single window of Sphaerodactylus townsendi isolate TG3544 linkage group LG03, MPM_Stown_v2.3, whole genome shotgun sequence DNA harbors:
- the RPS5 gene encoding 40S ribosomal protein S5 has translation MTDWETAPAVAETPDIKLFGKWSTDDVQISDISLQDYIAVKEKYAKYLPHSAGRYAAKRFRKAQCPIVERLTNSMMMHGRNNGKKLMTVRIIKHAFEIIHLLTGENPLQVLVNAIINSGPREDSTRIGRAGTVRRQAVDVSPLRRVNQAIWLLCTGAREAAFRNIKTIAECLADELINAAKGSSNSYAIKKKDELERVAKSNR, from the exons ATGACTGACTGGGAGACAGCCCCTGCTGTGGCGGAGACCCCTGACATCAAGCTGTTTGGAAAATGGAGCACAGATGATGTGCAGATCAGTGACATCTCCTTGCAG GATTACATTGCTGTGAAGGAGAAGTATGCTAAATACTTGCCCCACAGCGCTGGGCGCTATGCTGCGAAACGTTTCCGCAAAGCTCAGTGTCCCATTGTGGAGCGCCTCACCAACTCCATGATGATGCATGGGCGCAATAATGGCAAGAAGCTCATGACTGTTCGCATCATCAAGCATGCCTTTGAGATCATCCACTTGCTCACAGGAGAG AACCCCCTGCAAGTCCTGGTGAATGCCATCATCAACAGTGGCCCTCGCGAAGATTCTACCCGCATTGGTCGTGCTGGTACAGTGAGGAGACAAGCTGTTGATGTGTCACCGTTGCGCCGTGTAAACCAG GCTATCTGGCTACTCTGCACAGGAGCACGCGAAGCTGCCTTCCGCAACATCAAGACTATAGCCGAGTGCCTTGCTGATGAGCTGATCAATGCAGCCAAG GGTTCGTCCAATTCCTACGCCATCAAGAAGAAGGATGAGCTGGAGCGTGTGGCCAAGTCCAACCGTTAG
- the RNF225 gene encoding RING finger protein 225, whose translation MEVLFGFSWEECRKASYSVPLVKTRNGSSTVPTALLESLKGSALVERLLKDSLDFKLWISATLLKDIVLKVPMPDGRECGGTGSVTLASPRQQQVEPGGGVCDPGRHFSPGGRIPVAGSGEEQAATGGGRKAREREPGPFPGEAAPTGSSQRRNPGCLLLPRNRKVSQVGQAGSSGGVSGEGDDEAGSRETFLAPKPVEVGSLSAHARVKPFLRHLVRDFQKCQHRPSQFLQSGCAEMQPADSKPRAGIRGVDPRTAATAYENPHFQAEPSQLENKDEAANAEASSLDCVICFTRYDRIFKVPKELSCGHIFCLECLARINVSSEDVNAISCPVCRAPTSLRTRKGLPGLPTRRDLLDQLSICARPLAPVTKL comes from the exons ATGGAGGTCCTGTTTGGTTTTTCCTGGGAGGAATGTCGTAAAGCCAGCTACTCTGTCCCGCTAGTGAAAACAAGAAATGGAAGTTCCACCGTCCCCACTGCTCTTCTGGAAAGTCTAAAAGGCTCGGCTCTGGTAGAGAGGCTGTTGAAAG ATTCACTGGATTTCAAGCTTTGGATTTCAGCAACTTTGCTGAAGGATATCGTCTTGAAAGTACCAATGCCGGAT GGGAGAGAATGTGGTGGCACCGGCTCGGTCaccctcgcctcgcctcgccagcAGCAGGTGGAGCCCGGAGGTGGGGTGTGTGACCCAGGACGACATTTCTCTCCGGGGGGGCGGATTCCAGTGGCAGGGAGTGGCGAGGAGCAGGCGGCCACCGGAGGCGGGAGGAAGGCGCGCGAGAGAGAGCCGGGGCCGTTCCCTGGAGAAGCCGCGCCGACAGGTAGCTCCCAGCGGAGGAATCCGGGCTGCCTGCTGCTTCCCAGGAACAG GAAAGTTTCCCAAGTGGGACAAGCTGGCTCCTCTGGAGGAGTTTCGGGGGAGGGGGACGATGAGGCGGGGTCTAGGGAGACATTCCTGGCCCCCAAGCCGGTCGAAGTTGGGTCTCTGTCGGCCCACGCAAGAGTGAAGCCCTTCCTTCGGCATCTAGTGAGGGATTTCCAG aaATGTCAACATAGGCCCAGCCAATTTCTCCAGAGCGGCTGTGCAGAGATGCAGCCTGCTGACTCAAAACCCAGAGCCGGTATCCGTGGTGTTGATCCCAGAACTGCTGCCACGGCTTACGAGAACCCACATTTCCAGGCCGAGCCCTCCCAGCTGGAAAACAAGGACGAAGCTGCAAACGCTGAGGCGAGTTCCCTAGACTGTGTCATCTGCTTCACCCGCTACGACCGGATCTTCAAAGTGCCCAAGGAGCTGAGTTGCGGCCACATCTTCTGTCTGGAGTGCCTGGCGCGGATCAATGTCTCCTCCGAGGATGTGAACGCCATCAGTTGCCCCGTCTGCCGGGCGCCTACCAGCCTGCGTACCCGCAAGGGGTTGCCGGGCCTTCCGACGCGCCGCGACCTGCTGGACCAGCTCTCAATATGCGCCCGCCCCTTGGCTCCAGTTACGAAGCTTTGA